Within the Enterobacter bugandensis genome, the region TTTAGTCTGGAGTGGAAGGCTAATTACTAACATATTTAGCTCATATATGCTCAAATATGTCAATCATGATATCTATCAGTCTTTGACAGCTGCTGCGCTAGTTGCCAGCGTTTATCTTATTGCAGCGATACCATCTGCGTTATTTGATGGCAAGCCAAAACCTAGCGCTATTTCGATAGTAATTATCTTTTTAGCTCTTTGGATATCAAATCCAGCGCTTGGTGAAACTTTCTTCTGGTTTGTTGGCGCATCGAACTATCTATGGCCTATATTTTACATATCTTTATTTTTCGTTATTCTCGCTCGACAAAGAAAACCACATACATTACTTAGTTATTCTGGGGGGATATTAGTTGGTTTTTTGGCAGGTTGTTCAAACGAAAACACGTGCATTGTCGCAACGATACTGACAGTTTTATATTCTATTTGTTTTAACCGCTTTAAACTGTCGGCACCCTATTTGATTGGGATTATCTTGGGTTCTGCGGTGCTTTTATTCAGTCCAGGCTCTGCCATCAGATCGTCTTATTTTAAAGATTGGCACTCATTAACATTAATAGAAAAACTTGATCTACATTTATTTGAAAGACTTCCTGCAGCGCTGGATAGCTTATGGCCAATATTTCTAATCATCATTTTCATTGCACTTTCATTTGGACTACTCAAAATAGAATCAAGGGGTTCATTAATTTGTGCACTAGCATTTTTCATTGGTGGGATGTTGTGTGACCTTGCATTTGTTGCTTCACCATACATGCCTGAAAGATCTGGTATTGGTGCCTTATTTATGTTTTTAATAACCCTTTCTTTTTTAATTTACTCTGCTAATTTTTCAAATGAAAAAATATATAAAAACTCGATATTTAGTATTTTCATTGTGTTCGCTATGACTTACTTTGTACCCTCTT harbors:
- a CDS encoding DUF6056 family protein translates to MISKNNLLVLIIIFLLMLVPYLHTPVLSDDYYYYFHASLQEQIGHYLVWSGRLITNIFSSYMLKYVNHDIYQSLTAAALVASVYLIAAIPSALFDGKPKPSAISIVIIFLALWISNPALGETFFWFVGASNYLWPIFYISLFFVILARQRKPHTLLSYSGGILVGFLAGCSNENTCIVATILTVLYSICFNRFKLSAPYLIGIILGSAVLLFSPGSAIRSSYFKDWHSLTLIEKLDLHLFERLPAALDSLWPIFLIIIFIALSFGLLKIESRGSLICALAFFIGGMLCDLAFVASPYMPERSGIGALFMFLITLSFLIYSANFSNEKIYKNSIFSIFIVFAMTYFVPSYGLISYSSIRASKQDAIRMAMLTQQINEGKKEIVIPDFYLNRLLKKSDGFPTFKNSYMFNYFKVDKIIEEPINFDYSIIDLLPKRDVNAKLNEGITLKSIYFYTDKLSGKNKLIYRISGDINVYLMNNTAIFSHVTLKNNDNINMDTIIKAIKVGSDWYTYSDAGKLDLSEISKINIGMYTTDPVKILSSNYLEFK